From the Desulfovibrio sp. JY genome, one window contains:
- a CDS encoding Cache 3/Cache 2 fusion domain-containing protein, which translates to MRLSLRVKFFTPILAIVVIGMVVLVAVNDRTTNSALEYVEGQSMTLLCQSMAKDITGTVASNLKVLASFAKTPLFIAAAKGNDTQAANAMLDMMVAGMTGADYANIFDPQGTSVASSNEKSVGKIKVPDRDYFKMVTKEDKADVVSKAIVSRTTGKAAVVLAQPIRDASGKLVGVLNSGMDLESLTNDLAATKIGQTGYAFILDGQGMVLAHPDKSLLMKTDFATTEAGKRILATTRTAVLAYRDAAGDHLVAVTREPKTGWLFAVETPLSEFRAITDTAMRQNILIALGVTLAILAAILVLMRAFVLNGLRRCVDFAAAVARGQHDHRLDIHSRDELQTLGDALVSMNESIMASLGEAKAKGEEAVAQAGRAADALEEAKKAQAAAEEAKTQGLLMAADRLQDVMQALTEGSSQLAEEVSTVVSSVQEQERRTAETATAMEQMNATVLEVAKNAGAAAAKAGEARSQALDGRAVVEKSLAAISRVDTVSREVKAGMDALGEKAQAIGAIMNVISDIADQTNLLALNAAIEAARAGDAGRGFAVVADEVRKLAEKTMVATKEVGQSIGAIQTGARDSMNKVDEATEAVAHATELAGASEAALRSIVELVDETSGQVQGIATAAEEQSAASEQISRAEEDVSRLSADIARGMRESSSVVDNMTRQVDALEEMVAAFRDNCAGSDC; encoded by the coding sequence ATGCGCCTGTCGCTTCGCGTCAAATTCTTCACTCCGATTTTGGCCATCGTCGTCATCGGCATGGTGGTTCTGGTCGCGGTAAACGACCGTACGACAAACTCCGCCCTGGAATACGTCGAGGGCCAGTCCATGACGCTTTTGTGCCAGTCCATGGCCAAGGACATCACCGGCACCGTGGCGTCCAACCTCAAGGTTCTGGCCAGCTTCGCCAAGACTCCGCTCTTCATCGCCGCCGCCAAGGGCAACGATACCCAGGCGGCCAACGCCATGCTCGACATGATGGTCGCCGGCATGACCGGAGCCGACTACGCCAACATCTTCGACCCGCAGGGCACCTCGGTCGCCTCGTCCAACGAAAAAAGCGTGGGCAAGATCAAGGTGCCCGACCGGGACTACTTCAAAATGGTGACCAAGGAGGACAAGGCCGACGTCGTGTCCAAGGCCATTGTCAGCCGCACCACCGGCAAGGCGGCCGTGGTCCTGGCCCAACCCATCCGCGACGCCTCGGGCAAGCTCGTGGGCGTGCTCAATAGCGGCATGGACCTCGAGTCCCTGACCAACGACCTTGCCGCGACCAAGATCGGCCAGACCGGCTACGCCTTCATCCTCGACGGGCAGGGCATGGTCCTGGCCCATCCGGACAAGTCCCTGCTCATGAAGACCGACTTCGCCACGACCGAGGCGGGCAAGCGCATCCTGGCCACGACCCGGACGGCCGTGCTCGCCTACCGCGACGCCGCCGGGGACCATCTGGTCGCCGTCACCCGGGAGCCAAAGACCGGCTGGCTGTTCGCGGTCGAAACGCCGCTGAGCGAATTTCGGGCCATCACCGACACGGCCATGCGGCAAAACATCCTCATCGCCCTGGGCGTCACCCTGGCCATCCTGGCCGCCATCCTCGTCCTGATGCGGGCATTCGTGCTCAACGGCCTGCGCCGGTGCGTGGATTTCGCCGCCGCCGTGGCCCGGGGCCAGCACGACCATCGCCTGGACATCCACAGCCGGGACGAGCTGCAGACCCTCGGCGACGCGCTTGTTTCCATGAATGAAAGCATCATGGCCAGTCTTGGCGAGGCCAAGGCCAAGGGCGAGGAGGCCGTGGCCCAGGCAGGCCGCGCGGCCGACGCCCTGGAAGAGGCCAAGAAGGCCCAGGCTGCGGCCGAGGAGGCCAAGACCCAGGGCCTGCTCATGGCCGCCGACCGGCTGCAGGACGTGATGCAGGCCCTGACCGAGGGTTCGTCCCAGCTGGCCGAGGAGGTTTCGACCGTCGTTTCCTCGGTGCAGGAGCAGGAGCGGCGCACGGCGGAAACCGCCACCGCCATGGAGCAGATGAACGCCACCGTGCTCGAGGTGGCCAAGAACGCGGGCGCGGCCGCGGCCAAGGCCGGCGAAGCTCGCAGCCAGGCCCTGGACGGGCGCGCCGTTGTGGAAAAGTCCCTGGCCGCCATAAGCCGCGTCGACACCGTCTCCCGCGAGGTCAAGGCCGGCATGGATGCGCTGGGGGAAAAGGCGCAGGCCATCGGCGCCATCATGAACGTCATCTCCGACATCGCCGACCAGACCAACCTGCTGGCCTTAAACGCCGCCATCGAAGCCGCCCGCGCCGGCGACGCCGGCCGGGGCTTCGCGGTCGTGGCCGATGAGGTGCGAAAGCTGGCCGAGAAGACCATGGTCGCCACCAAGGAAGTGGGGCAGTCCATCGGCGCCATTCAGACCGGGGCGCGGGACAGCATGAACAAGGTCGACGAGGCCACCGAGGCCGTGGCCCACGCCACGGAACTGGCCGGGGCGTCCGAGGCGGCCTTGCGCTCCATCGTCGAGCTGGTCGACGAGACCTCGGGCCAGGTGCAGGGCATCGCCACGGCGGCCGAGGAGCAATCCGCGGCCAGCGAGCAGATCAGCCGGGCCGAGGAGGACGTCAGCCGCCTGTCCGCGGACATCGCCCGGGGCATGCGGGAATCCTCAAGCGTGGTGGACAACATGACCAGACAGGTCGACGCCCTGGAGGAGATGGTCGCCGCGTTCCGGGACAATTGCGCCGGCTCGGACTGCTAA
- a CDS encoding helix-turn-helix domain-containing protein, with protein MPPAAVPEAGSPRSGEEQCFWKALVDLAAMENANQAELAAFVGVSQGYVSKILSGKQMPKPGLRRRFAAFFELSYEEMLALGRDGLENQAYLPEGDGARRYHVREPLYGGETPGRAVASGTDNAGLKSRLRDIRAREMHQLHYTEVPLREATGSMGGGSTETGDRTLTYLSFRTEWIRSKGNPEYMTVIRAFGDSMDPTIADGSVVLIDEGRRQFVKNKIYYLRYNGQMYIKRLVERDGRLAIASDNDLNVLLVSDADDFEIIGRCIWTAKDLD; from the coding sequence ATGCCCCCTGCCGCCGTGCCTGAGGCCGGTTCGCCGCGTTCCGGCGAGGAGCAGTGCTTCTGGAAGGCCCTGGTCGATCTGGCGGCCATGGAGAACGCCAACCAGGCGGAGCTGGCGGCGTTTGTCGGCGTCAGCCAGGGCTATGTCAGCAAGATCTTGTCCGGCAAGCAGATGCCCAAGCCTGGGCTGCGCCGCCGGTTCGCCGCCTTTTTCGAGCTGTCCTACGAGGAAATGCTGGCGCTTGGCCGGGATGGGTTGGAAAATCAGGCGTATCTGCCCGAGGGGGACGGCGCGCGCCGCTACCATGTCCGCGAGCCCCTGTACGGCGGCGAGACGCCGGGGCGCGCTGTGGCGTCCGGAACGGACAATGCAGGACTCAAGTCCCGGCTGCGCGACATCCGGGCCAGGGAAATGCACCAGCTCCACTATACCGAGGTGCCCCTGCGCGAGGCCACGGGTTCCATGGGCGGCGGCTCCACCGAGACGGGCGACCGGACGCTCACTTACCTGAGTTTTCGCACGGAATGGATCCGTTCCAAGGGCAACCCGGAGTACATGACCGTCATCCGGGCCTTCGGCGACAGCATGGATCCCACCATCGCCGACGGCAGCGTGGTGCTCATCGACGAAGGCCGCCGGCAGTTCGTGAAGAACAAGATCTATTACCTGCGCTACAACGGGCAGATGTATATCAAGCGGCTGGTGGAGCGCGACGGCCGGCTGGCCATCGCCTCGGACAATGACCTGAACGTGCTCCTGGTGTCCGATGCCGACGATTTCGAGATCATTGGCCGCTGCATCTGGACGGCCAAGGATCTCGATTGA
- a CDS encoding transcriptional regulator, which produces MREFEMEAKLAESLGQTAARAALDALIAEWGGCRLDIPNGTSSRKKRRDNEIRRMYQAGVDLFALRDQFGLSDRHLRRIVARVH; this is translated from the coding sequence ATGCGCGAATTCGAAATGGAAGCAAAGCTAGCGGAAAGCCTTGGCCAGACCGCGGCCCGAGCCGCGCTCGACGCCCTTATCGCCGAGTGGGGCGGCTGCCGGCTGGATATCCCCAACGGCACGAGTTCGCGCAAAAAGCGACGTGACAACGAAATCCGACGCATGTACCAGGCCGGGGTCGACCTTTTCGCCCTGCGCGACCAGTTCGGCCTGTCCGACCGGCATCTGCGCCGCATTGTGGCGCGCGTTCATTGA
- a CDS encoding response regulator: MVGPRQGNMDAARASSAQSSTPRAVSTALCVFQNFVQGETVLAYRTDAADRLTWVSPEAVRQLGYDREEALLGRDAGEALYHDPGQRQALLAALASGCVPMCQEEFLRRADGSSLTVRTRAMPRNDHTDRPGGMEAHCLVLTGELEASIHLAKALREMEIVFDNALVGMILSRNHCIEKINARGAEVFGYSATALADTDGAVLFASPESYQDFLQASVQDLLESGMHSGEYAMRRADGATILVRTHGKSLSPEDREKGVVWAFDDVSEQKRLEAELRASKQAAESASVAKTQFLANMSHELRTPLNGIMGMTQLLLDGDAGDETREYLGIIRQSASILMHIVGDLLDLSNVEAGRLMLVVREFDLQAELLPLLRNFATQSMLRPFTFAYHFDPLLPARLIGDPNRIKQICINLIGNAFKYTKKGSVTVRIGLWEGPTGEPAHEVAPARIRLHIAVADTGVGIEPARHATIFEPFGIGEDYLTKKYSGAGLGLTVARRLAGMMGGDITLESEPGRGSTFYLTLECGLPESNKDRGAGKNAVPPKIPASAGLRILLAEDEPVNRIFTVRALTKLGHQVETAADGKEALSLLGRAPFDLVLMDIQMPRLNGLDATRLIRSGQVPGLSPSIPVVALTAYAMDSDRELGLEAGMDEYVTKPFEPRELVAAMERALRKE, translated from the coding sequence ATGGTCGGGCCACGACAGGGCAATATGGATGCCGCGCGTGCTTCGTCGGCGCAATCTTCCACGCCTCGGGCGGTTTCCACGGCGCTTTGCGTTTTCCAGAATTTCGTCCAGGGCGAGACGGTCCTTGCCTATCGCACGGATGCGGCGGACCGCCTGACATGGGTCTCGCCGGAGGCCGTGCGACAACTTGGCTACGACAGGGAGGAAGCCCTGCTCGGTCGCGATGCCGGCGAGGCGCTCTACCATGATCCCGGGCAACGCCAGGCGTTGCTTGCCGCCCTGGCTTCGGGCTGCGTGCCCATGTGCCAGGAGGAATTTTTGCGCCGGGCCGACGGCTCTTCCCTGACCGTGCGCACCCGGGCGATGCCGCGAAACGACCATACGGACCGTCCCGGGGGCATGGAGGCGCACTGCCTGGTCCTCACCGGGGAGCTCGAGGCCAGCATCCATCTGGCCAAGGCGCTTCGGGAGATGGAAATCGTCTTCGACAACGCCCTGGTGGGCATGATCCTGTCCCGAAACCATTGCATCGAAAAGATAAATGCCCGTGGGGCCGAGGTGTTCGGCTATTCGGCCACGGCGCTTGCCGACACGGATGGCGCCGTGTTGTTCGCTTCGCCCGAATCGTACCAGGACTTCCTCCAGGCTTCGGTCCAGGATCTGCTGGAATCCGGCATGCACAGCGGCGAATACGCCATGCGCCGGGCTGACGGCGCGACGATTCTGGTGCGCACCCATGGCAAGAGCCTGTCTCCCGAGGACCGGGAGAAGGGGGTCGTCTGGGCCTTTGACGACGTGTCCGAACAAAAGCGCCTTGAAGCGGAACTGCGTGCGTCCAAGCAGGCGGCCGAGTCGGCAAGCGTTGCCAAGACCCAGTTCCTGGCCAACATGAGCCACGAACTGCGCACACCCCTAAACGGCATCATGGGCATGACCCAGCTCTTGCTCGACGGCGACGCGGGCGACGAAACCAGGGAGTACCTGGGCATCATCCGCCAGTCCGCCTCCATCCTCATGCACATCGTCGGCGACCTGCTCGACCTGTCCAACGTCGAGGCCGGCCGGCTCATGCTCGTTGTGCGCGAGTTCGACCTGCAAGCGGAACTGCTGCCCCTGTTGCGCAATTTCGCCACCCAAAGCATGCTGCGCCCCTTTACCTTCGCCTATCATTTCGATCCGCTGCTGCCCGCCCGGCTCATCGGCGACCCGAACCGCATCAAGCAGATCTGCATCAACTTGATCGGCAACGCCTTCAAGTACACCAAGAAGGGCTCCGTGACCGTGCGTATCGGGTTGTGGGAAGGCCCGACCGGCGAACCGGCGCACGAGGTCGCGCCGGCGCGCATCCGGCTGCATATCGCCGTGGCCGATACGGGCGTGGGCATCGAACCGGCGCGACATGCCACTATTTTCGAGCCGTTCGGCATCGGCGAGGACTATCTGACCAAGAAATACAGCGGCGCGGGACTGGGACTGACCGTCGCTCGCCGGCTGGCCGGCATGATGGGCGGCGACATCACCCTGGAATCCGAGCCCGGCCGGGGCAGCACCTTTTACCTGACCCTGGAATGCGGCTTGCCCGAATCCAATAAGGACCGTGGCGCGGGAAAAAACGCCGTGCCGCCGAAGATCCCGGCCAGCGCCGGCTTGCGCATCCTCCTGGCCGAGGACGAGCCGGTCAATCGCATTTTCACCGTGCGCGCCCTCACGAAACTCGGCCATCAGGTGGAAACCGCGGCCGATGGCAAGGAGGCCCTGTCGCTGCTCGGCCGGGCACCCTTCGATCTGGTGCTCATGGATATCCAGATGCCGCGTCTAAACGGCCTCGATGCCACGCGACTGATCCGTTCCGGCCAGGTGCCGGGCCTGTCTCCGTCCATCCCGGTGGTGGCCCTGACCGCCTACGCCATGGATTCGGACCGGGAGCTCGGCCTGGAGGCTGGGATGGACGAATACGTCACCAAGCCCTTCGAACCCCGGGAGTTGGTGGCGGCCATGGAGCGGGCCTTGCGGAAGGAATAA
- a CDS encoding terminase small subunit, translated as MSKSGRETRLTDRQRRFVQEYLVDLRPAAAAVRAGYGAKCAKVTGNRIKNLPHVRAAIEEAMEERSQRLGITQDRVVLELARIAFADIREFVDWDAGGVTLRASRELTPQQTACVSEIVESAGKSGKGLRIKLHGKTQALAALARHLGGREAAEEASGARPVTVVTCVPPPDPLPDASGEA; from the coding sequence ATGAGCAAATCCGGGCGGGAAACCCGCCTGACGGACCGGCAACGCCGCTTCGTCCAGGAATATCTGGTCGACCTGCGTCCGGCGGCAGCGGCGGTACGGGCCGGCTACGGCGCAAAATGCGCCAAAGTGACCGGGAACCGGATCAAAAACCTGCCCCACGTCCGCGCCGCCATCGAGGAAGCCATGGAAGAGCGCAGCCAACGCCTCGGCATCACCCAGGACCGGGTGGTGCTGGAACTGGCCCGCATCGCCTTTGCCGACATCAGGGAATTCGTGGACTGGGACGCCGGCGGCGTGACGCTTCGGGCCTCCCGGGAGCTGACGCCGCAGCAGACCGCCTGCGTGTCCGAAATCGTGGAGAGCGCCGGCAAGTCGGGCAAGGGGCTTCGCATCAAGCTCCACGGCAAGACCCAGGCCCTGGCCGCCCTGGCCCGGCACCTGGGCGGGCGCGAGGCCGCCGAAGAAGCTTCCGGCGCGCGCCCCGTCACCGTGGTCACCTGTGTGCCGCCGCCCGATCCTCTGCCCGACGCCTCCGGGGAGGCTTAA
- a CDS encoding terminase family protein has translation MQHFDDISANPARHGDRIVIDYKPQPRQAALHACPANEILFGGAAGPGKSHALRFEALLACLRVSGLRAYLFRRTQPELEHNHILPALSQFPKGIGTFRAAKHRFEFMNGSILFFCSCHREANVFAYQGAEIHLLLIDELTHFTEFMYDYLRGRLRCTLDVPSGLRHKIPGIVCASNPGGVGHAFVKARFVDFAPPMVPRRAPAGEGGMLRCHIPGRLADNPILLARDPGYAKRLDALPEPYRTAYRDGDWDVFMGQAFAFSRRLHVVKPRPVPETAPLFMTFDWGYGAPFSVGWWWVDGEGRLLRFAEWYGTNGSPNQGLRLTDSRIAAGICERETRHGIAGRFITRLAGPDCFAKKPDYRGGGQGPSTAEVFAASGIFLAPGDPSRTAKIRQFHERLRPRVDGPPMLQVYDVCEHFIRTIPLLVTDRRNVEDIDTTGEDHIYDEACHACMARPLAPGGGKTEMRPAARIIDAVTAVQDGQEMP, from the coding sequence TTGCAACATTTTGACGATATATCGGCGAATCCCGCGCGCCATGGCGATCGCATCGTCATCGATTACAAGCCCCAGCCGCGCCAGGCCGCCCTGCACGCCTGCCCGGCCAACGAAATCCTTTTCGGCGGTGCGGCCGGCCCCGGCAAAAGCCATGCCCTGCGCTTCGAGGCGCTGCTGGCCTGCCTGCGGGTATCGGGCCTTCGCGCCTACCTTTTCCGGCGCACGCAACCCGAACTGGAGCACAACCACATCCTGCCGGCGCTGTCCCAGTTTCCCAAGGGCATCGGAACGTTCCGGGCCGCCAAGCATCGCTTTGAATTCATGAACGGTTCGATCCTGTTTTTTTGCAGCTGCCACCGCGAAGCCAACGTGTTCGCCTACCAGGGGGCGGAGATCCATCTGCTGCTCATCGACGAACTGACCCATTTCACCGAATTCATGTACGACTACCTGCGCGGCCGGTTACGCTGCACCCTCGATGTGCCGTCCGGCCTGCGCCACAAAATTCCGGGCATCGTGTGCGCCTCCAATCCCGGCGGCGTGGGCCACGCCTTCGTCAAGGCCCGGTTCGTGGACTTTGCCCCGCCCATGGTGCCAAGGCGCGCCCCGGCCGGTGAAGGGGGCATGCTGCGCTGCCACATTCCCGGGCGGCTTGCCGACAACCCCATCCTCCTCGCCCGGGACCCGGGCTATGCTAAACGCCTCGACGCCCTGCCCGAACCGTATCGCACGGCCTACCGCGACGGCGACTGGGACGTGTTCATGGGCCAGGCCTTCGCCTTTTCCAGGCGGCTGCACGTGGTCAAACCCAGGCCCGTGCCGGAGACGGCCCCGCTTTTCATGACCTTCGACTGGGGCTACGGCGCGCCTTTTTCCGTGGGCTGGTGGTGGGTGGACGGGGAGGGGAGGCTTTTGCGATTCGCCGAATGGTACGGCACCAACGGCTCGCCCAACCAGGGCCTGCGCCTGACCGATTCGCGCATCGCCGCCGGCATCTGCGAACGGGAAACGCGCCACGGCATCGCCGGACGCTTCATCACCCGGCTGGCCGGGCCGGACTGTTTCGCCAAGAAACCCGATTATCGCGGCGGCGGCCAGGGTCCGAGCACGGCCGAGGTCTTTGCCGCGTCGGGAATATTCCTGGCCCCGGGCGATCCCTCGCGCACGGCCAAGATCCGCCAGTTCCACGAACGGCTGCGGCCCCGCGTCGACGGGCCGCCCATGCTCCAGGTCTACGACGTGTGCGAACACTTCATCCGCACCATCCCGCTTCTGGTCACGGACCGGCGCAATGTGGAGGACATCGACACCACCGGCGAGGATCACATCTATGACGAGGCCTGCCATGCCTGCATGGCCCGGCCCCTGGCCCCGGGGGGCGGGAAAACGGAAATGCGGCCGGCGGCCCGGATCATCGACGCCGTGACCGCCGTCCAGGACGGACAGGAGATGCCATGA
- a CDS encoding periplasmic heavy metal sensor, giving the protein MNGKKFGIVLTALATLALSASLAMARPGGPAGVRGGGNGPADCPGYGGGFMTQLTPEKQAAFQKLHDDYAAKTAQLRADLGVKRAELNALAVAQNPDQTKIDALTKEIGDMQGKLLSARTAFRIQVTKEIGPMGNGPMGWGGRGGMGGFHHRGNGGYGPCGGGF; this is encoded by the coding sequence ATGAACGGCAAGAAATTCGGCATCGTCCTGACCGCTCTGGCCACCCTGGCCCTTTCCGCTTCCCTGGCCATGGCCCGCCCCGGCGGCCCTGCCGGCGTCAGAGGCGGCGGTAACGGCCCTGCGGACTGTCCGGGTTACGGCGGCGGCTTCATGACCCAGCTGACTCCGGAAAAGCAGGCCGCCTTCCAGAAGCTGCATGACGACTACGCGGCCAAGACCGCCCAGTTGCGCGCCGACCTCGGCGTCAAGCGGGCCGAGCTCAACGCCCTGGCCGTGGCCCAAAATCCCGACCAGACCAAGATCGACGCCCTGACCAAGGAAATCGGCGACATGCAGGGCAAGCTTCTGTCCGCCCGCACGGCCTTCCGCATCCAGGTCACCAAGGAAATCGGCCCCATGGGCAACGGCCCGATGGGCTGGGGCGGACGCGGCGGCATGGGCGGCTTCCACCATCGCGGCAACGGCGGCTACGGCCCCTGCGGCGGCGGCTTCTAA
- a CDS encoding SHOCT domain-containing protein gives MWGCFNSYPFSFSGGGFPFFGLIVLAVIVIAGIWVIRALLPDPHPRRNARADRDDALRILRVRLAEGSISEEEFERLKRAVES, from the coding sequence ATGTGGGGTTGTTTCAATTCATACCCGTTTTCATTCTCCGGAGGCGGTTTTCCCTTCTTCGGGCTGATCGTCCTGGCGGTGATCGTGATCGCGGGGATCTGGGTCATCCGGGCCCTGCTTCCCGATCCGCATCCCCGGCGAAACGCCCGGGCCGACCGCGACGACGCCCTGCGGATCCTTCGCGTCCGCCTGGCCGAGGGCAGCATCTCCGAGGAAGAATTCGAACGCCTCAAGCGCGCCGTCGAATCGTGA
- a CDS encoding tetratricopeptide repeat protein yields MSEEKKQSPATVSRTAAILGGCLALLVGFYLGFTAHGMMGRQAGAPGVAQAPAQAPTQPAMDTAMADRIKAIEKQTQLEPANTAAWTQLGNLYFDSHQSEKAIAAYEKSLTLDPRQPDVLTDQGVMYRDSGQFDKALACFDKAIALNPAHVIAYYNKSVVLEHDKHDKAGAINALKTLAAKNPNATLPSGQTVTQALQELSGQ; encoded by the coding sequence ATGAGCGAAGAGAAAAAGCAATCACCGGCCACCGTCAGCCGTACCGCTGCTATCCTCGGCGGCTGCCTGGCCCTCTTGGTGGGTTTTTACCTGGGATTTACCGCCCATGGCATGATGGGACGCCAAGCGGGCGCTCCCGGCGTGGCCCAGGCCCCGGCCCAGGCCCCGACCCAGCCCGCCATGGACACCGCCATGGCCGACCGCATCAAGGCCATCGAAAAACAGACCCAGCTCGAGCCGGCCAACACCGCCGCCTGGACCCAGCTGGGCAACCTGTATTTCGATTCCCACCAGTCCGAAAAGGCCATTGCCGCCTACGAGAAATCCCTGACCCTCGATCCGCGCCAGCCCGACGTGCTGACCGACCAGGGCGTCATGTACCGGGATAGCGGCCAGTTCGACAAAGCCCTGGCCTGTTTCGACAAGGCCATCGCCCTGAACCCGGCCCACGTGATCGCGTATTACAATAAGAGCGTTGTGCTGGAACACGACAAGCACGACAAGGCCGGAGCGATCAATGCGCTGAAGACCCTGGCCGCCAAGAATCCCAACGCCACCCTGCCGAGCGGCCAGACCGTGACCCAGGCCTTGCAGGAACTCTCCGGCCAATAA
- the bla gene encoding class A beta-lactamase — MRATRPLVLVLFLSAMQLAGPWHAVAAENASLTRQIAALEQRAHGRLGVAFLDGAGSRAFAYRGQERFPFCSTFKFLVAAAVLQKSMAAPALLDRRIRYGEGDLLSYAPVTRKNLAQGMAVAELCAAALQVSDNTAANLLIRELGGTQAVNAFAKSLGDTAFRLDHLEPDLNAAIPGDPHDTSTPEAMARSMREIALGKVLGPSQRDRFVAWIKGNTTGDTSIKAGLPPGWTVGDKTGGGSYGTSNDVAVIWSPNGKPIIVLAVYFTQQQKDAPARRDVLADATRLVLLHFFPETEGSSTADNRPKCY, encoded by the coding sequence ATGCGCGCGACACGCCCCTTGGTCCTTGTGCTCTTTTTGAGCGCCATGCAGCTGGCCGGCCCCTGGCATGCCGTTGCCGCCGAGAATGCGTCCCTGACGCGCCAGATCGCAGCCCTCGAGCAACGCGCGCACGGACGCCTCGGCGTCGCCTTTCTCGATGGCGCGGGCTCCCGCGCCTTTGCCTACCGCGGCCAGGAGCGCTTTCCCTTTTGCAGCACCTTCAAGTTCCTCGTCGCGGCGGCCGTGCTCCAAAAAAGCATGGCCGCCCCGGCGCTGCTCGATAGGCGCATCCGCTACGGAGAAGGCGACCTGCTGTCCTATGCCCCGGTAACGCGCAAAAACCTTGCGCAGGGCATGGCCGTGGCCGAACTCTGCGCGGCGGCCTTGCAAGTCAGCGACAATACGGCGGCCAATCTGCTCATCCGTGAACTCGGCGGCACCCAGGCGGTCAATGCCTTTGCCAAAAGCCTCGGCGACACAGCCTTCCGCCTCGACCACCTCGAACCCGACCTCAACGCCGCCATCCCCGGCGATCCGCACGATACGTCCACGCCCGAGGCCATGGCCCGCTCCATGCGCGAAATCGCCCTGGGCAAGGTCCTTGGGCCCTCGCAGCGGGACCGCTTCGTCGCCTGGATCAAAGGCAACACCACGGGCGACACCAGCATCAAGGCCGGCCTGCCGCCCGGCTGGACCGTCGGCGACAAGACCGGCGGCGGCAGCTACGGCACCAGCAACGACGTGGCCGTCATCTGGTCGCCCAACGGCAAACCCATCATCGTCCTCGCCGTCTACTTCACCCAACAGCAAAAAGACGCGCCGGCCCGCCGGGACGTCCTGGCCGACGCCACGCGCCTCGTGCTGCTCCATTTCTTCCCAGAAACCGAAGGCTCCTCCACCGCCGACAACCGGCCTAAATGTTATTAG